A region of Saimiri boliviensis isolate mSaiBol1 chromosome 8, mSaiBol1.pri, whole genome shotgun sequence DNA encodes the following proteins:
- the MAP3K8 gene encoding mitogen-activated protein kinase kinase kinase 8 yields MEYMSTGSDNKEEIDLLIKHLNVSDVIDIMENLYASEEPAVYEPSLMTVCEDSNQNDERSESLLLTGKEVPWLSSVRYGTVEDLLAFANHISNTAKRFYGQRPQESGILLNMVITPQNGRYQIDSDVLLIPWKLTYRNIGSDFIPRGAFGKVYLAQDIKTKKRMACKLIPVDQFKPSDVEIQACFRHENIAELYGAVLWGETVHLFMEAGEGGSVLEKLESCGPMREFEIIWVTKHVLKGLDFLHSKKVIHHDIKPSNIVFMSTKAVLVDFGLSVQMTEDVYFPKDLRGTEIYMSPEVILCRGHSTKADIYSLGATLIHMQTGTPPWVKRYPRSAYPSYLYIIHKQAPPLEDIADDCSPGMRELIEAALERNPNHRPRAGDLLKHEALNPPREDQPRCQSLDSALFERKRLLSRKELELPENIADSSCTGSTEESEMLKRQRSLYIDLGALAGYFNLVRGPPTLEYG; encoded by the exons ATGGAGTACATGAGCACTGGAAGTGACAATAAAGAAGAGATTGATTTAttaattaaacacttaaatgtgtCCGATGTAATAGACATTATGGAAAACCTTTATGCAAGTGAAGAGCCAGCAGTTTATGAACCCAGTCTAATGACCGTGTGTGAAGACAGCAATCAAAATGATGAGCGTTCTGAGTCTCTGCTGCTTACTGGCAAAGAGGTACCATGGTTGTCATCAGTCAGATATGGAACCGTGGAAGATTTGCTTGcttttgcaaaccatatatccaACACTGCAAAGCGTTTTTATGGACAGCGACCACAAGAATCTGGAATTTTGTTAAACATG gTCATCACTCCCCAGAATGGACGTTACCAAATAGATTCTGATGTTCTCCTGATCCCTTGGAAACTGACTTACAGGAATATTGGTTCTGATTTTATTCCTCGGGGAGCCTTTGGAAAGGTGTACTTGGCACAAgatataaagacaaagaaaagaatggCGTGTAAACTG ATCCCAGTAGATCAATTTAAGCCATCTGATGTGGAAATCCAGGCATGCTTCCGGCATGAGAACATTGCTGAGTTGTACGGCGCGGTCCTGTGGGGTGAAACTGTCCATCTCTTTATGGAAGCAGGCGAGGGAGGGTCTGTTCTGGAGAAATTGGAGAGCTGTGGACCAATGAgagaatttgaaattatttgggtGACAAAGCATGTTCTCAAGGGACTTGATTTTCTACACTCAAAGAAAGTGATCCATCATGATATTAAAC CTAGCAACATTGTTTTCATGTCCACAAAGGCTGTTTTGGTGGATTTTGGCCTAAGTGTTCAAATGACTGAAGATGTCTATTTTCCCAAGGACCTCCGAGGAACAGAG ATTTACATGAGTCCAGAGGTCATCCTATGCAGGGGCCATTCAACGAAAGCAGACATCTACAGCCTGGGGGCCACTCTCATCCACATGCAGACGGGCACCCCGCCCTGGGTGAAGCGCTACCCTCGCTCAGCCTATCCCTCCTACCTGTACATA ATCCACAAGCAAGCACCTCCACTGGAAGACATCGCAGATGACTGTAGTCCGGGGATGAGAGAGCTGATAGAAGCTGCCCTGGAGAGAAACCCCAATCACCGCCCAAGAGCCGGAGACCTGCTAAAACACGAGGCCCTGAACCCGCCCAGAGAGGATCAGCCGCGCTGTCAGAGTCTGGACTCTGCCCTCTTTGAGCGCAAGAGGCTGCTGAGTAGGAAGGAGCTGGAACTTCCTGAGAACATTGCTG attctTCATGCACAGGAAGCACCGAGGAGTCTGAGATGCTCAAGAGACAGCGCTCTCTCTACATAGACCTCGGCGCTCTGGCCGGCTACTTCAACCTTGTTCGCGGGCCACCAACGCTTGAATATGGCTAA